A stretch of Longimicrobiaceae bacterium DNA encodes these proteins:
- a CDS encoding DUF1272 domain-containing protein — protein MALEMRAECERCHAPLAADGAAYICTYECTFCPACTVGMRGVCPNCGGELVARPRRGRVVAQG, from the coding sequence ATGGCGCTGGAGATGAGGGCGGAGTGCGAGCGGTGCCACGCGCCGCTCGCGGCCGACGGCGCGGCGTACATCTGCACGTACGAGTGCACCTTCTGCCCGGCGTGCACGGTGGGGATGCGCGGCGTCTGCCCCAACTGCGGAGGCGAGCTGGTCGCACGTCCCCGCCGCGGGCGCGTGGTGGCGCAGGGATGA